The Burkholderiales bacterium JOSHI_001 genomic sequence CTGCACGCCGGCCGCTGGCTGGAAGCGGGCCTGTTCGTGCGCGAATCGCTGGCGCCCGGCGCCGTCATCGACGGCCCGGCCATCATTGCCGAGCGCAACGCCACCACCGTGGTGGAGCCCGGCTGGCAGGCGCGGCTGACCGCCGCCGGCCCGATGGAGTTGCAGCGCGTGCAGCCGCGCGCCGCGCTGCACGCGATAGGAACCGACGCCGACCCGGTGATGCTGGAGGTGTTCAACAACCTGTTCATGAACATCGCCGAACAGATGGGCCTGCGCCTGCAGAACACCGCCTACTCGGTGAACATCAAGGAGCGGTTGGACTTCTCCTGCGCCCTGTTCGACGCCGAAGGCCAGCTCATCGCCAACGCGCCGCACATGCCGGTGCACCTGGGTTCGATGAGCGAGAGCATCAAGACCGTGATCGCACGCAACCCCGGCATGCGTGCCGGTGACATCTATGTGCTGAACGATCCGTACAACGGCGGCACGCACCTGCCCGACGTGACCGTCGTCACCCCCGTCTACCTGGAAGGCGGTGAGGCGCGGCCCCAGTTCTACGTCGCCAGCCGGGGCCACCATGCCGACATCGGCGGCAGCACGCCGGGCAGCATGCCGCCGTTCTCAAGCACCATCGCCGAAGAAGGCGTGCTGTTCGACAACTTCCTGCTGGTGCGCGGCGGGCAGTTGCGCGAAACCGAACTGCGTGCGCAATTGCGCGCTGGCGACTGGCCGGCCCGCAACCCCGACCAGACCATCGCCGACCTGCGCGCGCAGATCGCCGCCAACGAAAAAGGCGTGCAGGAACTCAAGGCCATGGTGGCCCAGTACGGCCGCGACACCGTGGCGGCCTACATGCGCCATGTGCAGGACAACGCCGAAGAATCGGTGCGGCGGGTCATCACCGCCTTGAAGGATGGCGCTTTCACCCTGCCGCTGGACAACGGGGCGCAGATCCAGGTGAAGGTGAGCGTCAACACCAACGCCCGCGGAGCCGTCATCGACTTCAGCGGCACCAGCGCACAGTTGCCCAACAACTTCAACGCGCCCAAGGCGGTGACCATGGCCGCGGTGCTCTACGTCTTCCGCACCCTGGTGGACGATGACATCCCGCTGAACGCCGGCTGCCTGAAGCCGCTGCAGGTGATCGTGCCCGAAGGCTGCATGCTCAACCCCAGGCCCCCGGCGGCGGTGGTGGCCGGCAATGTGGAAACCTCCAGCTGCGTCACCAACGCGCTGTACGGCGCACTCGGCTTGATGGCGGCCAGCCAGTGCACGATGAACAACTTCACCTTCGGCAACGAGACGCACCAGTACTACGAAACCATCTCCGGCGGCAGCGGCGCCGGGCCGGGCTTCGACGGCACCGCCGTGGTGCAGACCCACATGACCAATTCGCGCCTCACCGACCCCGAGGTGCTGGAGTTCCGCTTCCCGGTGCGCCTGGACAGCTATGCCATCCGCCGCGGCTCGGGCGGCGCGGGCCGGTGGCGTGGCGGCGATGGCGGCACGCGGCGCATCCGCTTCCTGGCCGCCATGACGGCGTCCATCTTGAGCAATGGCCGCAAGGTGCCGGCCTTCGGCGGGGCCGGTGGCGAAGCCGGTGCGCTGGGCGCCAACCGGGTGGAACGCGCCGATGGCCGTGTGGAAGCCCTGGGCCACATCGGCTCGGCGGCCATGCAGCCGGGTGACGTGTTCGTGATCGACACGCCCGGCGGCGGCGGCTGGGGCACCCCGGGGTAGCATGCCTGCCCATGTGGCAGGACATCGTCGAGGCTTTGCGCGCACAGCTGGCCAACCAGGTGGTGGCCGGTGCGGTGGCGCTGGGGCTCATCGGCGTGGCCGCCGCGGCGCTGCGCGGTCTGCCGGGCGCGCTGTGGTCGCAACTGCAGCGCGCCTTCGTGGTCACCGCCACGCTGGACAGCCGCAACGACCTGTTCGAAGCCTTCATCGGCTGGCTGGACGACCAGCGCCTGGGCCAGCGCAGCCGCTGGTTCACCGTCATCCAGAGCAAGCCGCCGGTGGCCGAAGAAGGTGCCGACGACAACCCGCCGCTGCAGTTCAGCCCGGCACCGGGCCTGCACTTTTTCTGGTACCGCGGCCGGCTGATGTGGCTGAAGCGCGAGATCGCGATGAACCTGCAGGTGATCGAGACCATGCACCTGAGCGCCCTGTTCGGCAGCCGGCCGATGATGGAGCAAATGCTGCAGGGCGTGGTGGCGCATGCGGGTGAACGCCGCGCCCACCGCCTGGCCCTGTTCACCGTGGACCGCTGGGGCGAGCAATGGCACCTGGCCGACGCCAAGCCGCGCCGCAGCCTGAGTTCCGTGGTGCTGGACGCCGACGCCGCGCGTTGCCTGCACGACGACATCCACCACTTCTTCGGCCGCCGCGACTGGTACGCGCAGATGGGCATTCCCTGGCGCCGCGGCTACCTGCTGCACGGCCCGCCGGGCACCGGCAAGACCAGCGTGGCCTATGCCCTGGCGGGTGAACTGCACCTGAAGCTGTGCACCCTGAGCCTGACCAACCCCAAGCTGAACGACCACAGCATCGCCGACCTGCTGCAGCGCACGCCGGCGCGTTCGCTCATCCTGATCGAGGACATCGACGCCTTCTTCAACGCGCGCCAGAAGCAGGACACCCGCATCGAGGTCAGCTTCTCCGGCCTGCTGAACGCACTGGACGGCGTGGCCGCGCAGGAAGGCCGCATCATCGTGCTCACCACCAACCACCGCGAGCTGCTGGACGCCGCGCTCATCCGCCCGGGTCGCATCGACATGGAGGTGGAACTGGGCAACGCCACAGCCATGCAGCTGCGCGCCTTGTTCCTGCGCTTCTTCCCCCAGGCCACGGCCCAGGCCGACATGGCGGTGGCGGCCTACACGCCCAGGAGCCTGTCGCCGGCCCAGGTGCAGCAGGCGCTGCTGGCCGCGGCCGACGCTGGCGATGCAGTTCAGCGTCTGGCCAGCGCGAAGGCCGCATGACATGAGGACCTTGCTGATCCGCGACGCCGAGGTGCTGGTGACCATGGACGCGCAGCGGCGCGAACTTTGCGGCGGCAGCCTGCTGGTGCGCGGCCCGGCGATTGAAGGTGTCTGGGCCGCAGGGGAGATGCCGCCCGACGTGGTCGCCGACGAGGTGATCGACGCCCGCGGCCACGCCGTGCTGCCCGGCCTGGTGAACACCCACCACCACATGTACCAGAGCCTGACGCGGGCGGTGCCGGCGGCGCAGGACGCGGCGCTGTTCGACTGGCTGCGCACGCTGTACCCGATCTGGATGGGCATCACGCCGGAAATGGTTCGTGTGTCCACGCAGCTGGCCATGGCCGAGCTGCTGCTGTCGGGCTGCACCACCAGCAGCGACCACCTCTACCTCTACCCCAACGGTGTGCGGCTGGAAGACAGCCTGGAAGCCGCGGCCGACATCGGCATGCGCTTTCACGCCGCGCGCGGCAGCATGAGCGTGGGCGAAAGCGCCGGCGGCCTGCCCCCCGACGCGCTGGTGGAGGACGAGGCCCACATCCTGCGCGACACCCAGCGCCTGATCGAAGCCCACCATGACCCCAGGCGCTACGCGATGCAGCGCGTGGTGGTGGCACCGTGTTCGCCGTTTTCAGTGAGCCCGGCGCTGATGAAGGAATCGGCCGCGCTGGCGCGTGCGCTGGGCACACGGATGCACACCCACCTGGCCGAGAACGACCACGACGTGGCCTACAGCCTGCAACGCTTTGGCCAGACCCCGGCGCAGTACGCCGAAAGCCTGGGCTGGCTGGGCCCGGACGTCTGGCACGCGCACTGTGTGCGGCTGGACCCGGAAGGCATCGCGCGCTTCGGCGCGTCAGCCACCGGCATCGCCCACTGCCCCTGCAGCAACATGCGCCTGGCCTCGGGCATTGCCCCGGTGCGGCAGTGGCTGCAGGCCGGCGTTCCCGTGGGCCTGGGCGTGGATGGCAGCGCCAGCAACGACGGCGCGCACCTGCTGGGCGAAGCGCGCATGGCCTTGCTGCTGGCCCGCGTGGGCGCAGCGCAGGAAGCGCCATCCATCGACGCCAGCGGCCACACGGTGTACGGCTGCGACCACGGCGCAGCGCGCCTGAGCGTACGCGATGCCCTGGCCATCGCCACGCGCGGCGGCGCCCAGGTGCTGGGCCGCGACGACATCGGCCAGCTGGCCCCCGGAATGGCCGCCGACCTGGCGCTGTTCAACCTGAATGGTGTGGGTTTGGCCGGCGGCGCCTTGCACGACCCGGTGGCGGCCTTGCTGCTGTGCGCGCCGGCGGCGGCGGCCTACACCCTCGTGAACGGCCGGGTGGTGGTGCGCGAAGGGCAGCTGACCACGCTGGACCTGGGCGCCCTGGTGGCGCGGCACAACCACCTGGCCCGCGACCTGGTGAATGCCCGGCGCTGAGCCCGCTACCCAAAGAAAAAGGCACCCAGGCGCGAGCCAAGGTGCCTTCTTGGCACATTCGCAACCCGGACGGATTGCGAATGCAGTTCAGCTTCAGGCGGCCTTCTTGGCCTTCTTCATCTTCTTGGACTTCTTGGCCTTCATGGCCTTGGCGGGCTTCTTGTCGGCGGCGGCCGGGGCAGCAGCCGGGGCAGCAGCCGGGGCGGCGCCAGCGTGCGAAGCGGCTTGCACGTTGAAGGTCACGGCGGCGAACAGGGCGGCCACCAGGGAGGTCAGGAGCTTGGTCATGGAAGGGTCTCTCGAATGAAGTGCTTGAAACACCGGAAGGCAAAACCGCCCGGGCCGCGCTGATCCGCGCGTGCGATATTCTCGCTGACACGCCGGGAATGCTGCCTGCTATCTGTCCTGTCAACCGAAAGTGAATGTTGCTTTTTCCTGACGTTGTGAAGGCCGTCATGGCGGCCTGCCTGGCGCTGTGCCTGGCCGCCACGGCCCGCGCGGCGCCCTTCCGCCCCAGCGACGACCAGCAGGTGCTGGAACGCCTGCCCGGTGGCAACAGCGACCCGCGCCAGGCCGAAATGCGCCAGCTGCGCCGCGCGCAGTACGCCCAGCCACAGGACGTGGCCCTCGCGGTGCGTTTGGCGAACCGCTACTTCGAAGAAACCGCCGCCGAGGGCGACCCGCGCTACATCGGCTATGCCCAGTCGGTGCTGGCGCCCTGGTGGGGCCAGGCCGCCGCCCCCCCTGAAGTGAAGGTGGTGCGCGCCAAGCTGCGTCAGTTCAACCACGACTTTCCGGCCGCCGTGGCCGACCTGCAGGGAGCGGTTCAGGCCCAGCCGACATTGGCCGAGGGCTGGTCCTGGCTGGCCGCCATCGCCATGGTGCAGGCCCGCTATGGCGACGCGCGCCAGGCCTGCGCCAGGCTGCAAGCCTTGACGTCGGCCCTGACCGCCAGCGCCTGCACCGCCGGGGCCGACGCCATCACGGGCCAGGCTGACCTGGCCGTGGCCAGCCTGCGCCAGGCACTGATCCAGGCACCGCAGGCCAGCGCGGCAGAAAAGCTCTGGGCCCTGACCCGCCTGGCCGAAACCGAGGAGCGTCGCGGTGACTTCGCCGCCGCCGAAGCCGCCTTCAAGGCCGCGCTGGCGTTGGGCCAGCCCGACGGCTACCTGCTGGCCGCCACCAGCGACTTCTTGCTCGACCGCGGCCGCCCGGCCGAGGTGCTGGCGCTGCTGAAAGGCCGCGAGCGCGCCGACCTGCTGCTGCTGCGCCTGGCGCTGGCCGCGCGCGACGCCAAGGCACCGGAAGCTGCTGCCTTGGCCCAGGCCCTGGGCGAACGCTTCGACGCCGCCCGCCTGCGCGGCGACACCACGCACCAGAAGGAAGAAGCCCGCTTTGCGCTGGCGCTGCGCGGCGACACGAAGCGCGCCTTGGAACTGGCCCAGGCCAACTGGGCGGTGCAGAAAGAACCCGCCGACGCGCGGGTGCTGCTGGAAGCTGCGGTGGCTGCCAAGGTGCCGGCGGCGGCTGAGTCGGTGCTGCAGTGGATGGCCCAGAACAAGGTGCAGAGCGTGGCGCTGCTGGCCCTGGCGCAGCGCCTGCGCGATGGCGGTGCGCGATGACGCGGCTGCTTCGCCTGCTGGGCGGCCTGGCCCTGGCATTGAACCTGACGCTGCTGCCCGGCCTGGCCGCGGCGCACAAGCCGTCAGACAGCTACCTGACGGTCAGTGTCGGCGCGAATGCCGCCCTCCAGGGCCAATGGGACATCGCGCTGCGCGACCTGGACTTCGCGCTCGGCCTGGACGCCGACGGCAACGGCGAGATCACCTGGGGCGAAGTGCGGGCCCGCCACGACGCCATCGCCTCCTACGCGCTGGCGCGCCTGAGCTTGGGTGCCAACGGCCAGCCCTGCACGCTGAAGGCCGGCGAACAGCTGGTGGACCGGCACACCGACGGGGCCTACACGGTGCTGAACTTCAGCGCCACCTGCCCGGACGCCGGTACGGCCCAATCGCTGGAACTGGGCTACCGCCTGTTCGCCGACCTGGACCCGTCGCACCGCGGCTTGCTGCGGCTGCAAAGCGGCGGCCGTACGCGCACCGCGGTGCTGGGGCCGCAGGCGCCGCAGCAGGTGTTCGAGCTGGCGGCCACCAGCCGCTGGGCCCAGTTCAGCGACTACCTGCGCGAAGGCATCTGGCACATCTGGATCGGCTTCGACCACATCCTGTTCCTGCTGTCGCTGTTGCTGCCAGCGGTGCTGGTTTGGCAGCGCCACCGCTGGGAGCCCTCACCCGGCTTCAAGCCTTCACTGGTGGACGTGCTGAAGATCGTCACCGCCTTCACGCTGGCGCACAGCATCACCCTCAGCCTGGCCACGCTGGGCCTGGTGGAACTGCCCTCGCGGTGGGTGGAAAGCTGCATCGCCGCGTCGGTGGTGCTGGCGGCGCTGAACAATGTGTGGCCGCGCCTGCCGGGCAAGCGCTGGGCCATGGCCTTTGCCTTCGGGCTGATCCACGGCTTCGGCTTTGCCAGCGTGCTGGCCGACCTGGGCCTGCCGGGTGATGCCTTGGTACTGGCCCTGGTGGGCTTCAACGTGGGCGTGGAAGTGGGGCAGCTCGGCATCGTGGTGGTGTTCCTGCCGCTGGCCTTTGCGCTGCGCCGCACCGCCTTCTACCGCCGCGGGGTGCTGCT encodes the following:
- a CDS encoding AAA+ family ATPase (PFAM: ATPase family associated with various cellular activities (AAA); BCS1 N terminal); protein product: MWQDIVEALRAQLANQVVAGAVALGLIGVAAAALRGLPGALWSQLQRAFVVTATLDSRNDLFEAFIGWLDDQRLGQRSRWFTVIQSKPPVAEEGADDNPPLQFSPAPGLHFFWYRGRLMWLKREIAMNLQVIETMHLSALFGSRPMMEQMLQGVVAHAGERRAHRLALFTVDRWGEQWHLADAKPRRSLSSVVLDADAARCLHDDIHHFFGRRDWYAQMGIPWRRGYLLHGPPGTGKTSVAYALAGELHLKLCTLSLTNPKLNDHSIADLLQRTPARSLILIEDIDAFFNARQKQDTRIEVSFSGLLNALDGVAAQEGRIIVLTTNHRELLDAALIRPGRIDMEVELGNATAMQLRALFLRFFPQATAQADMAVAAYTPRSLSPAQVQQALLAAADAGDAVQRLASAKAA
- a CDS encoding cytosine deaminase-like metal-dependent hydrolase (PFAM: Amidohydrolase family), yielding MRTLLIRDAEVLVTMDAQRRELCGGSLLVRGPAIEGVWAAGEMPPDVVADEVIDARGHAVLPGLVNTHHHMYQSLTRAVPAAQDAALFDWLRTLYPIWMGITPEMVRVSTQLAMAELLLSGCTTSSDHLYLYPNGVRLEDSLEAAADIGMRFHAARGSMSVGESAGGLPPDALVEDEAHILRDTQRLIEAHHDPRRYAMQRVVVAPCSPFSVSPALMKESAALARALGTRMHTHLAENDHDVAYSLQRFGQTPAQYAESLGWLGPDVWHAHCVRLDPEGIARFGASATGIAHCPCSNMRLASGIAPVRQWLQAGVPVGLGVDGSASNDGAHLLGEARMALLLARVGAAQEAPSIDASGHTVYGCDHGAARLSVRDALAIATRGGAQVLGRDDIGQLAPGMAADLALFNLNGVGLAGGALHDPVAALLLCAPAAAAYTLVNGRVVVREGQLTTLDLGALVARHNHLARDLVNARR